A genomic region of Gammaproteobacteria bacterium contains the following coding sequences:
- the pyrH gene encoding UMP kinase: MTQPKYKRILLKLSGEALMGDGEYGIDPVVSSRIANEIRELVDAGVQVGLVIGGGNIFRGAGLAAAGMDRVTGDHMGMLATVINALSMQDALEKRGMYCRVMSALKINQICEDYIRRRAIRHLEKGRVVIFAAGTGNPFFTTDSAASLRGIEIDADLVMKATKVDGVYSDDPMKNPDAKLYKRLSYDRVIGDRLNVMDTAAFALCRDQGMPIRVFNMSKPGAMMRVVMGEDEGTLVDAGE; the protein is encoded by the coding sequence GTGACTCAACCTAAATACAAACGCATTTTGCTGAAGCTCAGTGGCGAAGCACTCATGGGCGATGGCGAATATGGCATTGATCCCGTTGTTTCCAGTCGCATCGCCAATGAAATCCGTGAGCTGGTGGACGCAGGAGTGCAGGTGGGTTTGGTCATTGGCGGCGGTAACATTTTCCGTGGTGCCGGTTTGGCCGCTGCGGGTATGGATCGCGTTACCGGTGACCACATGGGAATGCTGGCTACGGTGATTAACGCACTGTCCATGCAAGATGCCCTGGAAAAACGCGGTATGTATTGCCGTGTTATGTCAGCACTAAAAATCAATCAGATTTGCGAAGATTACATTCGTCGTCGCGCCATTCGCCACCTTGAAAAAGGTCGCGTGGTTATTTTTGCGGCAGGAACGGGTAATCCATTTTTTACCACCGATTCGGCAGCCAGCTTGCGTGGCATTGAAATTGATGCCGATCTGGTGATGAAGGCGACCAAGGTAGATGGCGTCTATTCGGATGATCCGATGAAAAATCCTGATGCCAAGCTGTACAAGCGCTTGAGCTATGATCGTGTGATTGGTGATCGACTGAACGTGATGGACACGGCAGCGTTTGCGCTGTGCCGCGATCAGGGAATGCCGATCCGCGTGTTCAATATGAGTAAACCGGGTGCCATGATGCGTGTCGTCATGGGCGAAGACGAAGGAACACTGGTAGACGCGGGGGAGTAA
- the frr gene encoding ribosome recycling factor: MLERIKTDAEKRMKKTIESFKHDLTKIRTGRANASLLDNITVEYYGSQVPLSQVANVNVSDARTLTVAPWEKSMVKAIEKAIMSSGLGLNPVVNGDIMRVPLPALTEERRRDLIKVVKSEGEGAKVAIRNIRRDVLTDVKAQLKEKTITEDEERRGQDQIQKITDKYIHEVDDLLKVKEAELLEI; this comes from the coding sequence ATGTTAGAGCGTATCAAAACAGACGCTGAAAAGCGGATGAAGAAGACGATTGAGTCATTCAAACACGATTTGACTAAAATCCGGACTGGCCGTGCCAACGCCTCGCTGTTGGACAATATCACCGTTGAATACTACGGTAGCCAGGTTCCGTTGAGCCAGGTGGCCAACGTGAACGTGTCCGATGCACGCACACTCACGGTTGCACCGTGGGAAAAGAGCATGGTGAAGGCTATCGAGAAGGCCATAATGTCTTCTGGTCTGGGGCTGAATCCCGTGGTTAATGGCGACATCATGCGCGTGCCTTTGCCCGCGCTGACCGAGGAGCGTCGTCGCGATTTGATCAAGGTGGTCAAGAGCGAAGGCGAGGGTGCCAAAGTGGCCATCCGCAATATTCGCCGTGACGTGCTGACTGACGTTAAGGCGCAGCTCAAAGAAAAAACCATCACCGAAGATGAAGAGCGTCGCGGCCAGGATCAGATTCAAAAAATTACGGACAAGTATATTCACGAAGTGGATGACCTGTTGAAGGTTAAAGAGGCAGAGCTGCTGGAAATCTAA
- a CDS encoding isoprenyl transferase encodes MSSYRETDLVELVKRGQVPRHVAIIMDGNGRWAKKRGLPRFAGHKFGVESVRKVVSACGEHGVEVLTLFAFSSENWQRPEKEVGVLMELFLTALKHEVKKLSRNNVRLRVVGGLDAFSDKLRARITEAEEMTAGNDGLTLVICANYGGRWDITQATKRLCADVVAGRKSLDAVNEDSLSEYLCLADLPEPDLFIRTGGEERISNFLLWQLAYTELYFTETLWPDFDKNAFAQALLAFAGRQRRFGRTGDQVEKVAGA; translated from the coding sequence ATGAGTAGCTATCGAGAAACAGACCTGGTCGAGCTGGTGAAGCGGGGCCAAGTTCCAAGACATGTTGCCATTATTATGGATGGCAACGGACGTTGGGCGAAAAAGCGGGGCTTGCCTCGCTTCGCTGGACACAAGTTCGGCGTTGAGTCTGTCCGCAAAGTGGTTTCTGCTTGTGGTGAGCACGGGGTCGAAGTATTGACCCTGTTTGCGTTTAGTAGCGAAAACTGGCAGCGCCCGGAGAAAGAAGTCGGTGTGCTGATGGAGTTGTTTTTAACGGCGTTGAAGCACGAAGTCAAAAAACTGAGTCGCAACAATGTGCGTCTGCGCGTGGTTGGTGGTTTGGACGCGTTTTCCGATAAGCTGCGCGCACGCATTACTGAAGCCGAAGAAATGACGGCGGGTAATGACGGTCTGACTCTGGTGATTTGCGCCAATTACGGCGGCCGCTGGGATATTACCCAGGCGACAAAACGACTGTGCGCAGATGTGGTCGCGGGCAGAAAGTCGCTTGATGCGGTCAATGAGGATTCGTTGAGCGAATATCTTTGCTTGGCGGATTTGCCCGAGCCTGATTTGTTTATCCGCACCGGTGGTGAGGAACGAATCAGTAATTTCCTGCTGTGGCAATTGGCGTATACCGAGTTGTATTTTACCGAAACGCTGTGGCCGGATTTTGACAAGAACGCGTTTGCGCAAGCGCTGCTTGCTTTTGCGGGGCGTCAGCGTCGTTTTGGTCGCACCGGCGATCAGGTAGAGAAGGTGGCGGGTGCTTAA
- a CDS encoding phosphatidate cytidylyltransferase, protein MLKQRLITAAILIPLVIWGILGLPTSYLLAVLALFVLQGAWEWTRLVGWKAQSHRIVFVVVIASLVLNGYFFLQYGSASLVLFAVSLVWWLWGIGRIVRYRGEPGVETRNWLVNALHGVVILVPTWVALGYLHSLGEHGPYLLIMLMVLIWGADSGAYFAGRKFGKRKLAPFVSPGKSIEGVLGGVLASLVFALIGGWLLGYDSGKALGLFVLLSLITVLLSVEGDLMESLYKRRAGVKDSGTLLPGHGGVLDRIDSMTAAAPVFALGIWALEVVA, encoded by the coding sequence GTGCTTAAACAACGACTGATAACCGCGGCCATTTTAATTCCGCTGGTGATATGGGGCATTTTGGGATTGCCCACTTCGTACCTCCTTGCCGTACTCGCGCTGTTTGTGTTGCAGGGAGCCTGGGAATGGACCCGTCTGGTTGGCTGGAAAGCCCAATCTCATCGCATCGTCTTTGTGGTCGTGATCGCCTCGTTGGTGCTCAACGGCTATTTCTTTTTGCAGTACGGTTCGGCATCGCTAGTATTGTTTGCGGTTTCTCTGGTCTGGTGGCTATGGGGCATCGGACGCATTGTGCGTTACCGCGGTGAGCCAGGGGTAGAGACGCGAAACTGGCTGGTCAATGCTCTGCATGGGGTGGTGATATTGGTGCCGACCTGGGTTGCATTGGGGTATTTGCACAGTCTCGGCGAGCATGGGCCGTATTTGTTGATCATGTTGATGGTGCTCATTTGGGGTGCCGATTCCGGGGCCTATTTTGCTGGCCGAAAATTTGGAAAACGCAAGCTGGCACCGTTTGTTAGCCCAGGTAAAAGCATCGAAGGTGTGCTGGGCGGTGTGCTGGCAAGTTTGGTGTTTGCGCTGATCGGTGGCTGGCTGCTTGGCTATGACAGTGGCAAGGCTCTGGGCCTGTTTGTGCTGCTGAGTTTGATCACCGTGCTGTTGTCTGTGGAAGGTGATTTGATGGAAAGCCTGTATAAGCGCCGTGCAGGCGTGAAAGACAGCGGTACCTTGTTGCCCGGTCACGGTGGTGTGTTAGACAGAATTGATAGCATGACGGCGGCCGCGCCGGTGTTTGCGTTGGGTATTTGGGCGCTGGAGGTCGTTGCTTGA
- the ispC gene encoding 1-deoxy-D-xylulose-5-phosphate reductoisomerase, giving the protein MIGVTVLGSTGSIGVSTLDVIARHTDKYRVVALTANTQVEKLAEQCQAFNPAYAVMTSADHAQQLRNRLRTLGLSDIEVLSGESGLKHVSSLPEVNYVMAAIVGAAGLAPTLAAASSGKRVLLANKEALVMSGRLFMDEIEKNGAELLPIDSEHNAIFQCMPPRMTGNLAGMGINKILLTASGGPFRDRDISTLDAVTPAEAVAHPNWSMGRKISVDSATMMNKGLEVIEAHWLFNAHADQIEVVVHPQSVIHSMVQYTDGSVLAQLGNPDMRTPIAHAMAWPERMSSGVADLDIFKVARLDFRPADFARFPCLRLAYESLRAGGTASTVLNAANEIAVDAFLNETIRFTDIPKVIEQTLADVPVTDADNLERILGADQRARMIALEHIARL; this is encoded by the coding sequence TTGATCGGAGTTACCGTGCTGGGGTCTACTGGCTCGATTGGTGTCAGTACCCTTGATGTAATTGCGCGCCATACGGACAAGTACCGGGTGGTGGCGTTGACGGCGAATACCCAGGTTGAAAAACTGGCGGAGCAGTGCCAAGCCTTTAACCCGGCCTACGCAGTGATGACCAGTGCCGACCATGCGCAACAGCTGCGCAATCGTTTACGGACTCTGGGTTTGAGTGATATCGAAGTGCTCAGCGGCGAGAGTGGTTTAAAGCATGTTTCCAGTCTGCCGGAAGTGAACTACGTCATGGCTGCCATTGTGGGGGCGGCCGGCTTGGCACCGACACTGGCGGCAGCCAGCAGTGGCAAGCGGGTGCTGTTGGCCAACAAAGAGGCTCTGGTCATGTCCGGTCGGTTGTTCATGGACGAGATCGAGAAAAATGGCGCGGAGCTGTTGCCCATCGACAGCGAACATAATGCTATTTTTCAATGCATGCCGCCACGCATGACCGGCAATCTGGCTGGCATGGGCATCAACAAGATTTTGTTAACCGCTTCAGGTGGTCCATTTCGTGACAGAGACATCAGTACTCTGGATGCGGTGACACCTGCCGAAGCGGTGGCGCACCCCAACTGGAGCATGGGGCGTAAAATTTCGGTGGATTCGGCGACCATGATGAACAAGGGGCTGGAGGTCATCGAAGCGCATTGGTTGTTTAATGCCCATGCGGATCAGATCGAAGTCGTTGTTCACCCGCAAAGCGTGATTCATTCCATGGTGCAGTACACTGATGGTTCGGTGCTGGCCCAGTTGGGCAATCCGGATATGCGTACGCCCATTGCCCATGCCATGGCCTGGCCGGAGCGGATGAGTTCTGGCGTGGCGGATCTGGATATTTTCAAAGTGGCGCGGCTGGATTTTCGTCCGGCAGACTTTGCGCGTTTTCCATGTTTGCGATTGGCCTATGAGTCGTTGCGCGCAGGTGGAACCGCGTCCACGGTATTAAACGCGGCGAACGAAATCGCGGTGGATGCCTTCCTCAATGAAACTATCCGGTTTACGGATATTCCAAAGGTTATTGAGCAGACGTTGGCGGACGTTCCGGTGACGGACGCTGACAATCTTGAACGTATTCTTGGTGCTGATCAGAGGGCTCGGATGATAGCCCTGGAGCACATCGCTCGCCTCTGA